The Alteripontixanthobacter sp. genome has a window encoding:
- the acnA gene encoding aconitate hydratase AcnA, translated as MAQTGKDTLGTRSTLSVGGKEYGYYSFAKAAETIGDVSRLPFSLKVLLENMLRFEDEGFTVGREHVQAIADWQKNPTTGQEIQYRPARVLLQDFTGVPCVVDLAAMRDAISALGGDTAKINPQVPVHLVIDHSVMVDEFGHPKAMEANMELEYARNAERYDFLKWGSKSLNNFSAVPPGTGICHQVNLENIGQCVWTGEDADGNPIAYPDTCVGTDSHTTMINGLGVLGWGVGGIEAEAAMLGQPISMLIPKVVGFKLTGKMSEGVTATDLVLTCVQMLREVGVVGSFVEFYGPGVSNLSLADRATIANMAPEYGATCGFFGVDDKTLDYLRLTGRDEHQIELVEAYCREQGMWFTGENEPVFSQTLELAMDKVVPSLAGPKRPQDKVALPDVDELFNSDLKTLYGKETAIRVPVDGLDHDIGDGDVVIAAITSCTNTSNPDVLIAAGLVAKKANALGLKPKPWVKTSLAPGSQVVTDYLIKAGLQKELNDIGFDLVGYGCTTCIGNSGPLAPPISAAINNTDLVAASVLSGNRNFEGRVSPDVRANFLASPPLVVAYALKGTVTEDITTTPIGQDQNGNDVMLADIWPSNQEIADLRATSIDREMFESRYADVYKGDEHWQAIDVTGSDTYQWRPGSTYVANPPYFDGMDMTPAPVMDIVDAKPLAILGDSTTTDHISPAGSIKEDSPAGEYLKSNQVAKADFNSYGSRRGNHEVMMRGTFANIRIRNEMVPGVEGGYTTYAGEQMAIYDAAMKHKDDGTPLVVIAGKEYGTGSSRDWAAKGTILLGVRAVITESYERIHRSNLIGMGVLPLQFKDGEGRESLGLDGDDTFTIRGLAELEPGQDVTVDVTHADGSTATFTALCRIDTPNEMEYYRNGGILHYVLRNLAK; from the coding sequence ATGGCTCAGACTGGCAAGGACACGCTCGGCACCCGCTCCACCCTCTCGGTTGGCGGCAAGGAATATGGCTATTATTCTTTCGCCAAGGCGGCCGAGACCATCGGCGATGTCTCGCGCCTGCCATTCAGCCTGAAAGTGCTGCTGGAGAATATGCTGCGCTTCGAGGATGAAGGTTTCACCGTCGGGCGCGAGCATGTGCAGGCGATTGCCGATTGGCAGAAAAACCCCACTACCGGCCAGGAAATCCAGTACCGCCCGGCTCGCGTGCTGCTGCAGGATTTCACCGGCGTTCCATGCGTGGTGGACCTGGCCGCGATGCGCGATGCGATTTCGGCGCTGGGCGGCGATACCGCCAAGATCAATCCGCAGGTCCCCGTTCATCTGGTGATCGATCACTCGGTGATGGTGGACGAGTTCGGCCATCCCAAGGCGATGGAAGCGAATATGGAGCTGGAATATGCCCGTAACGCCGAACGCTACGACTTCCTCAAATGGGGCTCCAAGTCACTCAACAATTTCAGCGCGGTGCCCCCGGGCACGGGCATCTGCCACCAGGTGAACCTGGAAAATATCGGCCAATGCGTGTGGACGGGCGAGGATGCGGACGGCAACCCCATTGCCTATCCCGATACCTGCGTCGGCACGGACAGCCACACCACCATGATCAACGGTCTGGGCGTGCTGGGCTGGGGCGTCGGCGGGATCGAGGCGGAGGCCGCCATGCTCGGTCAGCCGATTTCCATGCTGATCCCCAAGGTCGTCGGCTTCAAGCTGACGGGCAAGATGTCCGAAGGCGTCACCGCGACCGACCTAGTGCTGACCTGCGTGCAAATGCTGCGCGAAGTCGGCGTGGTCGGCAGCTTCGTTGAATTTTACGGTCCTGGCGTGAGCAACCTGTCGCTCGCCGACCGTGCCACCATCGCCAATATGGCACCCGAATATGGCGCGACATGCGGCTTCTTCGGGGTCGACGACAAGACGCTGGATTATCTGCGCCTTACCGGGCGCGACGAGCACCAGATCGAGCTGGTCGAAGCCTATTGCCGCGAACAGGGCATGTGGTTCACCGGCGAAAACGAGCCGGTTTTCTCGCAAACGCTGGAACTGGCGATGGACAAGGTCGTGCCTTCGCTGGCCGGACCCAAGCGCCCGCAGGACAAGGTCGCGCTGCCCGATGTGGACGAACTGTTCAACTCCGACCTCAAGACGCTTTACGGCAAGGAAACAGCCATCCGCGTGCCGGTCGATGGCTTGGACCACGATATCGGCGATGGCGACGTGGTGATTGCAGCGATTACCAGCTGCACCAACACCTCCAATCCAGACGTGCTCATCGCCGCCGGGCTGGTCGCGAAGAAGGCCAATGCACTGGGCCTCAAGCCCAAACCTTGGGTCAAAACCAGCCTCGCGCCGGGCAGCCAAGTGGTCACCGACTATCTCATCAAGGCCGGACTGCAAAAGGAACTGAACGATATCGGTTTCGACCTGGTCGGCTATGGTTGCACGACCTGCATCGGCAATTCCGGCCCGCTCGCCCCGCCGATCAGCGCAGCGATCAACAACACCGATCTGGTTGCGGCCAGCGTGCTGTCGGGCAACCGCAATTTCGAAGGCCGCGTGTCTCCCGATGTGCGCGCCAACTTCCTTGCCAGCCCGCCGCTGGTGGTGGCCTATGCGCTGAAAGGCACGGTAACCGAGGATATCACCACCACGCCGATCGGGCAGGATCAGAATGGCAATGACGTGATGCTGGCCGATATCTGGCCGAGCAATCAGGAAATCGCCGATCTGCGCGCCACTAGCATCGACCGCGAAATGTTCGAAAGCCGCTATGCCGACGTCTATAAGGGCGACGAGCATTGGCAGGCGATCGACGTGACCGGCAGCGATACCTATCAATGGCGCCCGGGTTCCACCTATGTCGCCAACCCGCCTTATTTCGACGGGATGGATATGACGCCCGCCCCGGTGATGGACATCGTGGATGCCAAGCCGCTCGCGATCCTGGGCGATTCGACCACCACCGATCACATCAGCCCGGCCGGTTCGATCAAGGAAGATTCGCCCGCTGGCGAGTATCTCAAATCGAACCAGGTCGCGAAGGCGGACTTCAACTCCTACGGCAGCCGCCGCGGAAACCACGAAGTGATGATGCGCGGCACTTTCGCCAATATTCGCATCCGCAACGAGATGGTTCCGGGCGTCGAAGGCGGCTACACCACCTATGCCGGCGAACAGATGGCGATTTACGATGCCGCCATGAAGCACAAGGACGATGGCACGCCGCTGGTTGTCATCGCAGGCAAGGAATATGGCACCGGCTCCAGCCGCGACTGGGCAGCCAAGGGCACGATCCTGCTCGGTGTGCGCGCGGTGATCACCGAGAGCTACGAGCGGATCCATCGCTCCAACCTGATCGGGATGGGCGTGCTGCCGCTGCAGTTCAAGGATGGCGAAGGCCGCGAAAGCCTTGGGCTGGACGGTGACGACACCTTCACCATTCGCGGGCTTGCCGAATTGGAGCCGGGCCAGGATGTTACC